In Pedobacter sp. WC2423, the following are encoded in one genomic region:
- a CDS encoding Crp/Fnr family transcriptional regulator — protein MLENELLISVYSFFTGKPSFEYLETLEDCILIELLREKVDKLYEEFLEFNFIGRKLTEHYYIQNEIQTNNLRTLSAKENYKQLVTNHPELIKRISLGYISSYLGISQETLSRIRKQK, from the coding sequence TTGCTTGAAAATGAGCTCTTAATTTCAGTGTATAGCTTTTTCACAGGTAAACCGAGTTTTGAATATTTAGAAACTTTGGAAGATTGTATCCTCATCGAATTATTGAGAGAAAAAGTTGACAAGTTATATGAAGAGTTTTTAGAATTCAATTTTATTGGTCGTAAACTTACTGAGCATTATTATATTCAAAATGAAATACAGACTAATAACCTACGTACACTGAGCGCTAAAGAGAATTATAAACAGTTAGTAACAAATCACCCTGAATTGATTAAGAGGATATCATTAGGATATATCTCTTCTTATCTGGGTATTTCACAAGAAACATTGAGTCGTATTAGAAAACAAAAATAA
- a CDS encoding GH92 family glycosyl hydrolase, with protein sequence MKKFLFYSILFIPFVGNAQQDLAKYVKPIIGTQKMGHTYPGAVVPFGAVQLSPETDTLSYELNGKYNGDVYKYCAGYRYEDKTIVGFSHTHFSGSGHSDLGDFLIMPTQGKLQLNPGVASDPKGGFRSAFSHQNEVAEAGYYKVKLDDDNILAELTATKRAGMHQYTFPKSDQSHIILDLMAGIYNYDDKNVWTYVRVVNDSLVTGYRQTNGWARTRTVYFAMSFSKPFVKYGQKNYDRKQAYKGFWGKFDQTKNFPEIAGKQIRMYFDFKTEEQEKVKIKFAISPVSQENALENMRAEIPGWNFEQVKKQAKAEWNKELNKITVNTSEDDKVNFYTAMYHAFINPTVYTDVNGQYKGLDQGIHEAKGFTNYTTFSLWDTYRALHPFFNLIQPSRNNDMVKSMMAHYDQNSLKMLPVWSHYANDNWCMSGYHSVSVVTDAIIKGVYNGDPEAALAACIVTSNRRDYEGIGDYIDKGFIPAEKSGVSISNTLEYAYDDWCIAQLAKKLNKQDIYQEYMKRSGNWENNFDSSTGFMRAKMADGTFQKKFDVMSTHGQGFIEGNSWNYSFFVPQNPKLLMERMGGKQKFANRLDTLFTMHLPDEFFADTEDITREGIVGGYVHGNEPAHHVAYLYNWTDQPWKTQSRIRMILKMQYKNAPDGLGGNDDCGQMSAWYMFSSLGFYPVAPGSDEYSLGSPAVKSAVLKLENGKTFTVDAINQSDKNVYVQKVLLNGKAITTHTIKHSDITNGGKLTFYMTSKPAK encoded by the coding sequence ATGAAGAAATTTCTATTTTACAGTATTTTATTTATTCCCTTTGTCGGTAATGCGCAGCAAGATCTGGCTAAATATGTGAAGCCAATTATAGGAACGCAGAAAATGGGGCATACTTATCCAGGGGCAGTAGTGCCATTCGGTGCGGTTCAGTTAAGTCCGGAAACAGATACTTTATCGTATGAACTGAACGGAAAATATAATGGTGATGTATATAAATATTGTGCAGGTTATCGTTATGAGGATAAAACAATCGTTGGATTTAGTCATACGCATTTCAGCGGATCTGGTCATTCGGATCTTGGAGATTTCCTGATTATGCCTACACAAGGCAAATTGCAGTTAAATCCAGGTGTGGCTTCTGATCCCAAAGGTGGCTTCCGTTCTGCTTTTTCACATCAGAATGAAGTTGCAGAAGCAGGATATTATAAAGTTAAATTAGACGATGACAACATTCTTGCAGAACTAACGGCTACAAAAAGAGCAGGTATGCATCAGTATACTTTCCCTAAATCTGATCAGTCGCATATTATCCTGGATCTGATGGCTGGTATTTATAACTATGATGATAAAAATGTCTGGACTTATGTACGTGTGGTCAATGATTCTTTAGTAACCGGTTATCGTCAGACTAATGGCTGGGCAAGAACAAGAACAGTTTATTTTGCGATGTCATTCTCTAAACCATTTGTGAAATATGGACAGAAAAATTATGATCGCAAGCAGGCATACAAAGGATTCTGGGGTAAGTTTGACCAGACAAAAAACTTCCCTGAAATTGCTGGTAAACAGATAAGGATGTATTTTGACTTTAAAACTGAGGAGCAGGAAAAAGTGAAAATCAAGTTTGCAATTTCGCCGGTAAGCCAGGAAAATGCTTTAGAAAATATGCGTGCTGAAATACCAGGATGGAATTTTGAGCAGGTTAAAAAACAGGCGAAAGCGGAATGGAATAAAGAATTGAATAAGATTACTGTCAATACATCAGAAGATGATAAAGTGAACTTTTATACTGCGATGTATCATGCTTTTATCAATCCAACAGTTTATACAGATGTAAATGGTCAGTATAAAGGATTGGATCAGGGGATTCATGAAGCGAAAGGTTTTACGAATTATACCACTTTTTCATTATGGGATACTTACAGAGCTTTACACCCATTTTTTAACCTGATTCAGCCCTCGCGTAACAATGATATGGTGAAGTCTATGATGGCGCATTATGATCAGAATTCATTGAAGATGTTGCCGGTCTGGTCACATTATGCAAATGACAACTGGTGTATGAGCGGGTATCACAGCGTTTCTGTAGTTACTGACGCGATTATCAAGGGTGTCTATAATGGTGATCCTGAAGCAGCGCTTGCCGCTTGTATCGTAACTTCTAACCGCAGAGATTATGAAGGAATAGGGGATTATATTGATAAAGGATTTATTCCTGCTGAGAAAAGTGGTGTTTCCATTTCCAATACATTGGAATATGCTTATGATGATTGGTGTATTGCCCAGCTGGCTAAAAAATTGAATAAACAGGATATTTACCAGGAATACATGAAACGTTCCGGAAACTGGGAGAATAATTTTGATTCTTCAACTGGATTTATGCGTGCTAAAATGGCTGATGGTACTTTCCAGAAGAAATTTGATGTGATGAGTACACATGGTCAGGGTTTTATTGAGGGTAATTCATGGAACTATAGTTTCTTTGTTCCGCAGAATCCGAAATTACTGATGGAGCGTATGGGAGGGAAGCAGAAGTTTGCAAACAGGCTGGATACATTGTTTACCATGCATTTGCCTGATGAATTTTTTGCCGATACGGAGGATATTACAAGAGAGGGAATTGTTGGAGGTTATGTACATGGTAATGAGCCGGCACATCACGTAGCTTATTTATATAACTGGACAGATCAGCCCTGGAAAACTCAATCCAGGATAAGAATGATCCTGAAAATGCAATATAAAAATGCACCTGATGGTTTAGGCGGAAATGATGATTGCGGACAGATGAGTGCCTGGTATATGTTCTCTTCACTAGGTTTCTATCCTGTAGCCCCTGGTTCTGATGAATATTCTCTAGGCAGCCCAGCTGTGAAATCTGCGGTATTGAAACTGGAGAATGGAAAAACGTTTACTGTGGATGCGATTAATCAAAGTGATAAAAATGTATATGTACAAAAGGTCTTATTAAATGGTAAGGCGATTACTACACATACGATTAAGCATTCTGATATTACTAATGGAGGAAAATTGACATTTTATATGACCAGTAAACCTGCAAAATAG
- the mnmA gene encoding tRNA 2-thiouridine(34) synthase MnmA, with protein sequence MSKRGRILVAMSGGVDSSVAAVMLHEQGYEVIGLTMKTWDYATSGSSSKETGCCSLDSINDARTLAVNYGFPHYILDIREEFGDYVIDNFVDEYLAGRTPNPCVLCNTHIKWEALLKRANKLDCEFIATGHYANVRQHENGRHVISKGLDENKDQSYVLWGVSQENLARTQFPLGSFAKADIRQMALDMGQEELAKKSESYEICFVPENDYRSFLKHKVEDLEDRVAGGNFITSDGMIVGQHKGYPFYTIGQRKGLGIAFGEPMFVTQILPESNTVMLGRAEELERSEAMVRNINLIKYDNIYEPMDNVITKIRYKDAGMLSTIVQEKDRMRVVFDHNVSAIAPGQSAVFYEGNDLLGGGFLV encoded by the coding sequence ATGAGTAAAAGGGGTAGAATTCTGGTAGCCATGAGTGGCGGTGTAGATAGTTCAGTAGCAGCAGTAATGTTACACGAACAAGGGTATGAAGTTATTGGTTTAACGATGAAGACCTGGGACTATGCAACATCCGGAAGCAGTAGTAAAGAAACCGGTTGCTGTAGTCTGGACAGTATCAATGATGCCCGTACCTTAGCCGTAAATTATGGCTTTCCACATTATATATTAGACATCAGAGAAGAATTTGGTGACTATGTGATTGATAATTTTGTTGACGAATATCTTGCAGGCCGCACACCAAATCCGTGCGTGTTATGTAATACCCATATCAAATGGGAAGCATTGTTGAAACGTGCCAATAAACTGGACTGTGAATTTATAGCAACCGGTCATTATGCTAACGTCAGACAACATGAAAACGGCAGACATGTAATTTCCAAAGGACTGGACGAAAATAAAGATCAGTCTTATGTTTTGTGGGGCGTTTCGCAGGAAAACCTGGCGCGTACACAATTTCCTTTAGGCTCTTTTGCCAAAGCTGACATCAGACAAATGGCACTGGATATGGGACAGGAAGAACTGGCAAAAAAGAGTGAGAGTTATGAAATCTGTTTCGTACCTGAAAATGATTACCGTTCGTTCTTGAAACATAAAGTAGAAGATCTGGAAGACCGTGTTGCAGGTGGAAATTTCATTACCAGTGATGGAATGATCGTTGGACAGCATAAAGGATATCCTTTCTATACCATCGGACAGCGTAAAGGACTGGGCATTGCTTTTGGTGAGCCTATGTTTGTGACGCAAATTCTTCCGGAAAGTAATACGGTTATGCTGGGCAGAGCCGAAGAATTAGAAAGAAGTGAAGCTATGGTACGTAACATTAACCTGATTAAATATGACAATATTTATGAGCCAATGGATAATGTGATTACCAAAATACGTTATAAAGATGCAGGTATGTTAAGTACAATCGTTCAGGAAAAAGACAGAATGCGTGTGGTATTTGATCACAATGTATCTGCAATTGCGCCTGGACAATCTGCTGTTTTCTATGAAGGAAACGACCTTTTAGGAGGCGGTTTCCTTGTCTGA
- a CDS encoding bifunctional UDP-sugar hydrolase/5'-nucleotidase, which translates to MINRRKFIKTGGIAAAATALSIHSLDALANGELRQLTILHTNDVHSQIEPFAMDGGQNQGLGGVARRSALIKKIRAEQQHVLLLDAGDIFQGTPYFNLYGGELEIKLMSEMGYDAATMGNHDFDNGVEGFYKQLPHANFPILVSNYDFSDTIMHKSTQPFKIFNKGGLKIGVFGIGIELKGLVGAKNYGNTIYQDPVLKANETASLLKNDHKCDLIICLSHLGYKYPEKKVSDQTLAENNDHIDLIIGGHTHTFMDKPQDVKNRAGKITTINQVGFAGINLGRIDYYFEAYRGKKLLTSSPYMISDQLDS; encoded by the coding sequence ATGATTAACCGTAGAAAATTTATAAAAACTGGTGGTATTGCGGCAGCTGCAACCGCGCTGAGCATACATTCTTTAGATGCGCTGGCAAATGGAGAACTCAGGCAGCTGACTATTTTACACACAAACGATGTGCATAGCCAGATCGAGCCTTTTGCTATGGATGGCGGCCAGAACCAGGGTTTAGGTGGCGTAGCGAGAAGATCAGCTTTGATTAAAAAGATAAGAGCAGAACAGCAGCATGTGCTTTTACTCGATGCAGGTGATATTTTCCAGGGTACTCCTTACTTTAATTTATATGGCGGAGAACTTGAAATTAAACTCATGAGTGAGATGGGGTATGATGCTGCAACGATGGGGAATCATGACTTTGACAATGGGGTAGAAGGTTTCTATAAGCAACTGCCTCATGCTAATTTTCCGATCCTGGTGAGTAACTATGACTTTTCTGATACGATTATGCACAAATCTACCCAGCCTTTTAAGATTTTTAATAAAGGTGGTTTGAAGATTGGTGTTTTTGGAATTGGTATTGAATTGAAAGGGTTGGTAGGAGCGAAGAACTATGGGAATACAATTTATCAGGATCCCGTTTTAAAAGCTAACGAAACTGCTTCACTGCTTAAAAACGACCATAAATGTGATTTAATTATTTGTCTGTCTCACCTGGGTTATAAATATCCGGAAAAGAAAGTATCAGATCAGACTTTAGCGGAGAATAATGATCATATTGATTTAATCATCGGAGGACATACACATACCTTTATGGATAAACCTCAGGATGTGAAGAACAGAGCCGGAAAGATTACAACGATCAATCAGGTTGGTTTTGCGGGGATAAACTTAGGACGTATTGATTATTATTTTGAAGCATACAGAGGGAAGAAATTATTAACTTCTTCTCCCTATATGATTTCAGATCAGCTGGATAGCTAA
- a CDS encoding 5'-nucleotidase C-terminal domain-containing protein — MRNSTKLSTLIFLLGSFLSGACSSTYQVVKSNRSEYKITQHVPADSSIIRTYQPYKLKLDSQMNEVLGYSEKEITKKLVNGESCLGNFLADASLFEARKTIPQIDFSMPCGNGGLRNDLPSGAITLSNIFQLMPFENELIVFELKGSAVQTLLDYIARTGGQPVAGLTMKIKANKAVDVLIGGQPFDPSKNYSVLTSDYIAGGADGISSFKNPLSSKVLRLKIRDALIQYVKETKNKGVKISSKLDGRMTND, encoded by the coding sequence ATGCGGAATTCAACAAAGCTCAGCACACTCATTTTTCTTCTTGGTTCTTTCTTATCAGGTGCTTGCAGCAGCACTTACCAGGTTGTTAAATCAAATCGCTCGGAATATAAAATTACACAACATGTACCAGCCGATAGCTCAATTATCCGGACTTATCAGCCTTATAAACTGAAACTCGATTCACAAATGAATGAGGTTTTGGGTTATTCCGAGAAAGAGATTACTAAAAAACTGGTAAATGGGGAATCTTGTTTAGGGAATTTCTTAGCTGATGCATCTTTATTTGAAGCGCGTAAAACCATTCCGCAAATAGATTTTTCCATGCCTTGCGGAAATGGAGGATTGCGTAACGATTTACCTTCAGGAGCGATCACCTTGTCTAATATTTTTCAGCTGATGCCATTTGAAAATGAATTGATTGTCTTTGAGCTGAAAGGTTCAGCTGTTCAGACTTTACTGGATTATATCGCACGCACCGGCGGACAACCTGTTGCTGGTTTAACAATGAAAATTAAAGCAAATAAGGCCGTTGACGTGCTGATTGGCGGTCAACCTTTTGATCCTTCAAAAAATTACAGCGTATTGACTTCTGATTATATAGCAGGTGGTGCTGATGGCATCAGCAGCTTCAAAAATCCACTTTCCAGCAAAGTACTGCGGCTTAAGATCCGCGATGCGTTAATTCAGTATGTTAAGGAGACTAAAAATAAAGGAGTAAAGATCAGTTCAAAATTAGATGGGAGGATGACAAATGATTAA
- a CDS encoding glutathione peroxidase: MNTLLILFSLLFTPPQSIYDFTMKTIDGKEIKLSKFKGKKILIVNTASKCGYTPQYEDLEKLHQKYGKDVVLIGFPAGNFGGQELATNTEIQDFCKKNFGVTFLLSEKVSVKGNDINPIFKYLTSASNADFTGDINWNFEKFLINEKGQLVHRFRSKVTPMSPELTKNL, translated from the coding sequence ATGAACACCCTACTTATTTTATTCAGTTTGTTATTTACCCCGCCGCAAAGCATTTATGATTTTACCATGAAAACAATTGATGGTAAAGAGATTAAGCTTTCAAAATTTAAGGGTAAGAAAATTCTTATTGTAAATACAGCTTCAAAATGCGGCTATACGCCACAGTACGAAGACCTGGAGAAATTACATCAGAAGTATGGTAAAGATGTTGTGCTGATTGGTTTCCCGGCGGGTAATTTCGGCGGACAGGAATTGGCTACCAATACAGAGATACAAGATTTCTGTAAAAAGAATTTTGGCGTTACTTTTTTATTAAGTGAAAAAGTAAGCGTGAAGGGAAATGACATTAATCCGATTTTCAAATATCTGACTTCTGCCAGTAATGCTGATTTTACCGGAGATATCAACTGGAATTTCGAAAAATTCCTGATCAATGAAAAAGGACAGCTCGTTCACCGTTTCCGTTCTAAGGTTACACCAATGAGTCCTGAACTGACCAAGAACTTGTAA
- the topA gene encoding type I DNA topoisomerase, with protein sequence MAKNLLIVESPAKAKTIEGYLGKDFIVKSSYGHIRDLIKGDMGIDTNNNFAQTYEVPADKKQVVAELKKLAKEAEMVWLASDEDREGEAISWHLFETLGLKENKTKRIVFHEITKPAILKAIESPRTIDYNLVNAQQARRVLDRLVGFELSPVLWKKVKPSLSAGRVQSVAVRLIVDREREVNKFNAAAAYKITARFSTGKAREFVKAELPQRFEQEAEAEKFVRDCVNAGFKISSLETKPAKRNPAAPFTTSTLQQEASRKLGFPVSRTMQVAQRLYESGKITYMRTDSVNLSETALTAAANEINSAYGQKYHQLRTYKTKSAGAQEAHEAIRPTYFDQHTVTGDSSEQRLYELIWKRAIASQMSEALFEKTTAQIAVSTRSESLVAEGEVMKFDGFLKVYLESSDDEDTEDNDNENILPPLAKGQELSLNVMNATERFSRPPARYTEASLVKKLEELGIGRPSTYAPTISTIQNRGYVVKEDRDGRSRSFGSIILENGEVTKAIKTEITGAEKSKLFPTDIGEVVNDFLVEHFKGIVDFNFTAKVEKEFDEIAQGLQNWTKMLHAFYTPFHKEVEVTTETADRANGERLLGVDPVSGKNVYAKVGKFGPLVQIGQNDDEEKPKYASLMKSQSVGTVTLEDALEQFRLPFQLENYKDKEVAVGVGRFGPYVKWGETYISIPKNEDPLTVDQSRAIVIIEEKITADAPVAHYEGLPVTKGTGRFGPFIKWNDLFINVPKAYNFDELSDNDIKELIGKKVEKEANRFIQQWTADKIAIENGRWGPFIRFGKDMLKLGKNPATNEKYTPEELAVLSLEEVKKLIVEQVPNAFEPKATKKKAAGTKVAGTKSAAAKAPAKKKAPVKKK encoded by the coding sequence ATGGCCAAAAATTTATTAATAGTTGAATCACCTGCAAAAGCGAAAACAATAGAAGGGTATTTGGGTAAAGATTTCATTGTTAAATCGAGCTACGGACACATCCGCGATTTAATTAAAGGAGATATGGGAATAGATACGAATAATAATTTCGCCCAGACTTATGAAGTACCCGCCGATAAAAAGCAAGTGGTAGCTGAACTTAAGAAATTAGCAAAAGAAGCCGAGATGGTATGGCTCGCATCCGATGAGGACCGCGAAGGGGAAGCAATTTCCTGGCACCTGTTTGAGACGCTGGGATTGAAAGAAAACAAGACTAAACGTATTGTTTTCCACGAAATCACCAAGCCTGCAATTTTAAAAGCGATTGAATCTCCAAGAACAATTGATTATAACCTGGTTAATGCACAACAAGCAAGACGCGTGTTAGACCGCCTGGTAGGTTTTGAACTTTCTCCGGTACTATGGAAAAAAGTGAAACCTTCTTTATCGGCTGGTCGTGTACAATCAGTAGCGGTACGTCTTATTGTAGACAGAGAACGTGAAGTAAATAAGTTTAATGCAGCTGCTGCCTACAAAATTACAGCGCGGTTCAGCACAGGAAAAGCAAGGGAATTTGTGAAAGCAGAATTACCTCAGCGATTTGAACAGGAAGCAGAAGCAGAGAAATTTGTGCGCGACTGTGTTAATGCCGGTTTTAAAATCAGCAGCCTGGAAACTAAACCAGCTAAACGTAATCCTGCAGCACCTTTTACCACCTCAACGCTGCAACAGGAAGCATCCAGGAAACTGGGCTTCCCGGTATCCCGTACCATGCAGGTTGCGCAACGTTTATATGAAAGTGGAAAGATCACTTACATGAGAACGGATTCGGTAAACTTATCTGAAACGGCTTTAACAGCTGCAGCTAATGAGATCAATTCTGCCTATGGACAGAAATATCATCAGCTGAGAACTTATAAAACTAAATCCGCAGGGGCTCAGGAAGCGCATGAGGCCATCCGCCCTACTTACTTTGATCAGCATACCGTAACAGGTGATAGTTCTGAACAAAGGCTGTATGAGCTGATTTGGAAACGTGCGATTGCTTCTCAAATGAGCGAAGCGTTGTTTGAAAAGACAACTGCACAGATTGCAGTGAGCACACGCAGTGAAAGTCTGGTCGCAGAAGGTGAAGTCATGAAATTTGATGGTTTCCTGAAAGTTTACCTGGAATCAAGTGATGATGAAGACACCGAAGACAACGACAATGAAAATATCCTTCCTCCTTTAGCTAAAGGTCAGGAGCTGTCACTGAATGTAATGAATGCAACCGAACGTTTCTCTCGTCCGCCTGCAAGATATACAGAGGCGAGCCTGGTTAAAAAACTGGAAGAGCTTGGCATTGGCCGTCCATCTACTTATGCACCTACTATTTCTACCATCCAGAATCGTGGTTATGTAGTGAAAGAAGATCGTGATGGCCGCAGCCGTTCATTCGGTTCGATTATCCTTGAGAATGGAGAAGTCACTAAAGCCATTAAAACTGAAATTACCGGTGCGGAAAAATCTAAATTATTCCCTACTGATATAGGCGAAGTTGTCAATGACTTCTTGGTAGAGCATTTTAAAGGTATTGTTGATTTTAACTTTACCGCTAAAGTGGAAAAGGAATTTGATGAGATTGCCCAGGGCTTACAGAACTGGACAAAAATGCTTCATGCTTTTTATACTCCTTTTCATAAGGAAGTTGAAGTAACTACTGAAACTGCCGACAGGGCAAATGGTGAGCGTTTACTAGGCGTTGACCCGGTAAGTGGTAAAAATGTTTACGCAAAGGTTGGAAAGTTTGGTCCTCTGGTACAAATCGGTCAGAACGATGACGAAGAGAAACCAAAATATGCGAGCCTGATGAAATCTCAGTCGGTGGGTACAGTAACCCTTGAAGATGCTTTAGAGCAGTTCAGGTTACCTTTCCAGCTGGAAAATTATAAAGATAAAGAAGTTGCCGTAGGTGTTGGCCGTTTCGGACCTTACGTAAAATGGGGCGAAACTTATATTTCTATCCCTAAAAACGAAGATCCGCTAACTGTTGATCAGAGCCGTGCAATCGTAATTATCGAAGAAAAAATTACTGCTGATGCTCCTGTAGCGCATTACGAAGGATTACCGGTGACTAAAGGTACCGGACGTTTCGGGCCATTTATCAAATGGAATGACTTGTTTATCAATGTACCTAAAGCTTATAACTTTGATGAATTATCTGATAATGATATCAAAGAACTGATTGGTAAAAAGGTAGAGAAAGAGGCAAACAGATTTATCCAGCAATGGACTGCTGATAAAATTGCAATCGAAAACGGCAGATGGGGACCTTTCATCCGTTTCGGAAAAGACATGCTCAAATTGGGTAAGAACCCGGCCACTAACGAAAAGTATACACCTGAAGAACTGGCTGTACTTTCTCTGGAAGAGGTTAAAAAGCTGATTGTGGAGCAGGTCCCGAATGCTTTTGAGCCAAAAGCAACGAAAAAGAAAGCAGCTGGTACTAAAGTTGCCGGTACAAAAAGTGCAGCGGCCAAAGCTCCTGCAAAGAAAAAAGCCCCAGTTAAAAAGAAATAA